Genomic DNA from Streptomyces diastaticus subsp. diastaticus:
GAACGCCGGCATGTGGAAGGCGTAGACGACCATGTACAGGGCTTCGGCGGCCCGGCTGTCGCTGGTCAGCGGCTGCCAGGCGTGGCCCATCGCGACCAGCACGATGGCGAGGTACTTGGCGTTGTCGAAGAAGGGGTCCCGCGACTTGGCGGGTGGGGAGGCTGCGGCGGGGGGTCTCTCAGGACCGGGAGGGCGCTCCTGTGACGTGCGGGAGGGCCGTGGAGCCGTCATGCCGTCCGCCGGTCCCTGGACCGGGGGCAGCGGCTGGCTGTGGTGGCCGTGCGGACGCAGCGAGTTCGTCACCAGGCGCCCTGCCCGAGTTCGGGGGAGACGCGCCATGACCTCACTGCACGGGTGGGGGTCGGGGCGGTGGGGAACATTTTCAGCACCCTAGCGTCGGGGGAACGGGTTCGTAAAACCACGTGGTTCATTCGTGGTGTGGCCCTCGTGTACCCCGGATACGGCGAAGTCTGCCTCCGCGTCCTGATACCGCACACCGGGGCACAGGACAAGGTGAAAGGTGCCGGAGTGTCCAGATGTAAAGGGCCGGTTCACCCCGAGGTGAGGGGGCGTTCACCCGCCTGACCTGCGAGGGGCGTGGTGGCGCGGGGGCGGGCCGGTGCGGTGCGAGCGGAGGCCGGCGCCGGCCGCGGGTGAGGGGCGGCACCGGGTGCCGCAATGCCGCAATTCGTTGCGGGGGTCCGCCACTATCTGTCGGCTATTTCACAGGGTGTGTGCGCCGCGTGAGCGGTCGGGGCCGTAATTCGAATTCCTTGCGGAGAGGTCGTGTGCGTTCGTGGCGGCAGGGAAACGATCAGGCCGAATTCGGTGTCCGCGTAATGCCCTGGGCACCCGGCACCGGTACGCCGGTCAGCGGGGGCGCCGCCCCCTCGTCGGCGCACTCTCCGCACAGGCCGCCTCGGCCGCCCGCCCGATGTGGTCCAGGCCATGGCCGACGTGATGTCACCAGCCGCATGAAGAAGGGCTGTTGGTGGCACGATGGTCCTGGCGAGGGGTGCGCGAGGTGTGTCACCCGGGCCGGGAGAGCGGACCGACGCGAAGGTGTGATCAGTTGTGGCCATTTCACTGTCCGTGGTGGTGCTGTTGGCGATCGTCATGGTCGTCCTCATCCGGGGCGGCTCACTCAAGGCGGGTCCCGCCGTGGTGGCCATCCTGTTCGGCTTCTTCCTCGCCTCCAGTGGCATGGCCCCGGCGATCCAGCGCGTCCTCGACTCGATAGCGCAGACCGTCAGCGGCATCAGCTTCTGAGGCGCGAGCCCCGCACGCGTCCGGCCGCCCCGCTCGCGGGACCGCCCCTTCGTGGGCTCCCGCGCCCTCGCACGCCTCCGGCGGCCGGGCGTGTGCGCGCGCCCGGCACGGGACGCGAGGACGCCGAAGGGCCCGGCAGGTCGACCTGCCGGGCCCTTCGGCCTCGCTGGAGCGGGCGACGGGAATCGAACCCGCGTAGCTAGTTTGGAAGACTAGGGCTCTACCATTGAGCTACGCCCGCACATCACGCGCCGCCGGTCACCGACCGGGGCACGCAGAGCATGTTAGCCGGTCGGGCGGCCCGCGCGCACACTCCGCCGCCGAGCCCCGTCCGCCCGCGTTCCCGGGCGCCGACGGGCCACGGGGCATGTACCCTACGTGTCGCACCGACGGGGTGTGGCGCAGCTTGGTAGCGCGTCCGCTTTGGGAGCGGAAGGTCGTCGGTTCGAATCCGGCCACCCCGACCACCTGCAAGATCGCGTTGGGGGTCTCCTCCGCCACACGGTTACTATGCAAAGTGCGAGCCCGTGTGTCCGCGTGCCTCTGTGCGTGTCCGCGGCGGGCTCGATCCGCCGGTGTCCCGCCGCCACCCCTGTGTGCGCGGTGATCCGGCAGAACCCCCAGAAGTCAGCCATCAAGGAGACCGAACCGTGAAGAGCGCCGTGGAGACCCTGAACCCGACCCGGGTTCGGCTCACTGTCGAGGTGCCCTTCGAGGAGCTCAAGGACAGCCTCGACGCGGCGTACAAGAAGATCAACCAGCAGGTCACGGTGAAGGGCTTCCGCAAGGGCAAGATCCCGGCCCGAGTCATCGACCAGCGGTTCGGACGCGGCGCCGTGCTCGAGGAGGCCGTCAACGACGCGCTCCCGAAGTTCTACACCGAAGCGGTCAACGAGGGTGAGCTGAACGTCCTCGGACAGCCCGAGGTCGACATCACCGAGCTGAAGGATGGCGAGCTGCTGGCCTTCACCGCCGAGGTCGACATCCGCCCCGAGATCGAGATCCCGGACTACTCGGGCATCGAGGTCGAGGTGGACCCGGTCGAGGTCAGCGACGAGGACGTCGACAAGGCCGTGGAGGAGCTGCGTGAGCGCTTCGCCTCCACCGCCCCGGTCGAGCGCCCGGCCGAGGACGGCGACGTCCTCACCCTCGACCTGGAGGCCAAGGTCGACGGAGAGGTGCTGGAGGACGGGCTCGCGTCCGACGTCTCCTACACCATCGGCTCCGGCGAGCTGCTCGACGGCATCGACGAGGCCGTGAAGGGCCTGGAGGCCGGTGGCGAGGCCACCTTCACCTCCGAGCTCAAGGGCGGCTCGGCGGCCGGCAAGGAGGCCGAGATCACGGTCAAGGTCTCCAAGGTCGCCAAGCGTGAACTCCCCGAGCTGGACGACGACTTCGCCCAGCTCGCCAGCGAGTTCGACACGCTGGAGGAGGTGCGCGCGGACAGCCGCAAGCGCCTGGAGAACATGAAGCAGTACGACCAGGCCACCCAGGCCCAGGAGCGCGTCCTGGACGCCCTGCTGGAGCTGGCGGAGGTCCCGATCCCCGAGAAGCTCCTCGAGGACGAGGTCAACACCCGCAAGCACAACCTGGAGCACCACCAGCTCGGCCAGATGGGCCTCGACCTCGCGAAGTACCTGGAGATCCAGGGCAAGACCGCCGAGGAGTTCGACGCCGAGACCCGCGAGCAGGCGATCAAGGGCATCAAGACCCAGTTCATCCTCGACGAGCTGGTCAACAAGGAGAAGCTCAACGTCGACCAGGAGGAGCTCACCGAGCACCTCATGCGGCGTGCCGCCTCCTCCGGCATGTCCCCCGACCAGTTCGCCCAGGCCGTCGTCGAAGGCGGCCAGGTCCCGATGCTGGTCGGCGAGGTCGCCCGCGGCAAGGCGCTGGCCGTCGTCGTCGAGGCCGTCACGGTCAAGGACACCAACGGCGAGGTCGTCGACCTCTCGGACGAGGAGGACGAGGCGGCCGAGGCCACCGAGACCACCGAGGCCGCCGCCGAGCAGGCCGAGGGCGACGCCGCCGCCGAGGCCAAGGCC
This window encodes:
- the tig gene encoding trigger factor produces the protein MKSAVETLNPTRVRLTVEVPFEELKDSLDAAYKKINQQVTVKGFRKGKIPARVIDQRFGRGAVLEEAVNDALPKFYTEAVNEGELNVLGQPEVDITELKDGELLAFTAEVDIRPEIEIPDYSGIEVEVDPVEVSDEDVDKAVEELRERFASTAPVERPAEDGDVLTLDLEAKVDGEVLEDGLASDVSYTIGSGELLDGIDEAVKGLEAGGEATFTSELKGGSAAGKEAEITVKVSKVAKRELPELDDDFAQLASEFDTLEEVRADSRKRLENMKQYDQATQAQERVLDALLELAEVPIPEKLLEDEVNTRKHNLEHHQLGQMGLDLAKYLEIQGKTAEEFDAETREQAIKGIKTQFILDELVNKEKLNVDQEELTEHLMRRAASSGMSPDQFAQAVVEGGQVPMLVGEVARGKALAVVVEAVTVKDTNGEVVDLSDEEDEAAEATETTEAAAEQAEGDAAAEAKADSDK